GTTTCGTTAATGGACCTAACCAGCCTAAATACAGCTGATACTTCAAACGATATTCAGCAGCTTGTAAATAGTATTAACCCACAATTGGGCACGCCTGCTGCAGTATGCGTTTACAGTAATTTTGTAGATGATGCAAAAATAGCATTGGCTGCGCGTGAGCTTAACCATGTAAAAGTAGCAACGGTTACAAATTTTCCAAGTGGTGATGCGCCACTGAGCGATGTGATAAACGAAACGCTAATAGCTATTGAGCGCGGCGCGGATGAAATAGATTTAGTTATACCCTATAAAGCACTTATTGCCGGTGAGGACTCTAAAGTGCTCGAGTATGTAACTCAAAGTAAAAAAGCTTGTGGTACAAAAGCGCAATTAAAAGTAATTATAGAAAGTGGCGAGCTTAAAACTGCAGAGTTAATCACTAAAGCAACAAACTTAGCGATTCAAGGCGGAGCTGATTTTGTAAAAACCAGCACAGGTAAAGTGGCAATAAATGCAACGCTCGACGCAACAAACATGATGCTCAATGCTATTAAGCAATCGGGCAAGGTTGTTGGTTTTAAAGCCGCCGGCGGTGTTAAAACAGTCGCCGATGCAAAGGAGTATTTAGCATTAACACGTTCAATAATGGGCGATGACTACTTGCAAGCCGCTACATTTAGGTTTGGCGCATCAAGCTTACTTAGTGATGTGTATAAAGTATTAGAAAAATAACCATTAAATTAAGCACTATGCCCTTATACAAGAGAGTAAATGATTGGCATACGAAATAATAATGGAATTAATTAATTAGATTTTCATATGTGGGTATCTTTTAGGCTTGTGTTAATGATTTGCGTAAGTATAATAGGCATCCACTTTGCAGGGGCGTAGTTCCAATTGGTAGAACAGCGGTCTCCAAAACCGACGGTTGGGAGTTCGAATCTCTCCGCCCCTGCCATTTTTACTCATAAATTGAGTAAGTCTGGGGTTAAAAATCGGTTTAAATAAGTCTGTTTTTAAGTTTAGATTTTAATGGATTAACCCTGCCGTTGTGTAGGGTTGTTGTGTCTGTAGTTAAGGTAATAATATTATGAGCACGAATGTAGAAACACCATCAAGTGCGATGGAGTCGGTAAAGTGGTTAGTAGCAATCGCGCTACTTGCAGGCGCAGTTGTTGGTAATCACATGTTTGCAGATCAGTCTGTATTACTACGTGCAATTGGCGTTGTGGTTGCTATAGCAGCAGGTTTAGGTATTGCCTCGCAAACCGCTAAAGGCCGTGACTTTTTAGCATTTGCTAAAGAAGCACGCATCGAAGTACGTAAAGTTGTTTGGCCAACGCGTCAAGAAACTACCCACACGACATTAATCGTAATGGTTGCAACAGTGATTATGGCGCTTATCCTTTGGGGATTAGATGGCATTTTATTCCGCGCTGTAGGCTTTTTAACTGGATTGGAGATCTGATCCCATGTCGGATGAGAACAAAGAAATTAAATTACGCTGGTACGTTGTACAAGCATTCTCTGGTTACGAAAAGCGTGTAGCGCAAACGTTATCAGAGCACATTAAAATTGAAGGTCTTGAAGAGAGCTTTGGTGAAATATTAGTACCAACAGAAGAAGTGGTTGAGATGCGCGCAGGTCAAAAGCGTAAATCTGAGCGTAAATTCTTCCCAGGTTACGTACTAGTACAAATGGACATGAACGATGCAAGCTGGCACTTAGTGAACAGCACTGAACGTGTAATGGGCTTTATTGGCGGTACTTCTGACCGTCCAGCGCCTATTAGTTCTAAAGAAGCAGAACGCATTCTTAACCGCTTACAAGAGAACGCTGAAGCACCTAAACCAGCTACATTATTTGAGCCAGGTGAGGTTGTTCGTGTTACTGATGGTCCATTTGCTGACTTTAGCGGTGTTGTTGAAGAAGTTGACTACGAAAAGAGCCGCGTAAAAGTGTCGGTGCTTATTTTCGGTCGTTCTACACCGGTTGAACTTGAATTTGGTCAAGTTGAACAAGATAAGTAATTGATTAAAAAAGCTTCGCCATTATTTACTTAAATTTTGGCACGAAGCTTGAAAAAGGCCGCTGATTAACTTATAATCAGCGGCCTTTTTGTATTAAGGCAAAAATTTATTTTTGCTAGCAAAAAGTACGAAACCAATTTTTAAACTGGGAAGCCGTTAGAGTACGCGTCCTCGCGCGCACAAGGCTAAGACCCACCAAATGAGGTATTTATAATGGCTAAAAAAGTTGAAGCTTTAATCAAGCTACAAGTTGCCGCTGGTATGGCTAATCCTAGTCCTCCAGTAGGTCCTGCACTAGGTCAACACGGTGTAAACATCATGGAATTCTGTAAAGCGTTTAACGCGCGTACAGAGTCTATCGAAAAAGGCGCTCCAGTTCCTGTAGTGATCTCTGTTTACGGTGACCGTTCATTTACGTTCGATATGAAAACGCCACCTGCTGCTTACTTACTTAAGAAAGCTGCTGGTATCAAATCAGGCTCAGGCCGTCCTAACACTGAAAAAGTAGGCACAGTAACTCGTGCTCAACTTGAAGAGATCGTTGAGACAAAACGAGCTGACCTTACAGCGGCTGATATGGACGCTGCGGTTCGCACTATCGCAGGTTCTGCGCGTGCGATGGGCTTGAACGTAGAGGACTAAGAAATGGCTAAATTAACTAAACGTATGCGTACTATCCGCGAAAAAGTGGAAGTAACTAAAGATTACGAAATCAATGAAGCAGTTGCTCTTTTAAAAGAGTTAGCGACAGCTAAATTCGTAGAAAGTGTTGACGTTGCTGTTAACCTTGGTATTGACGCTCGTAAATCTGACCAGAACGTTCGTGGTGCAACTGTACTACCTAACGGTACTGGCCGTGATGTTCGTGTTGCTGTATTCACTCAAGGCGCTAATGCAGAAGCTGCAAAAGAAGCCGGTGCTGAATTAGTAGGCATGGAAGATCTTGCTGAACTAGTTAAGAAAGGCGAGATGGATTTTGACGTTGTTGTTGCATCACCAGACGCTATGCGTGTTGTTGGTCAACTAGGTCAAATCTTAGGTCCACGTGGTCTTATGCCTAACCCTAAAACTGGTACTGTAACACCTAACGTTGCAGAAGCAGTTAAAAATGCGAAAGCAGGTCAAGTACGTTACCGTAATGACAAAAATGGTATCATCCATACTACTATCGGTAAGGTTGATTTCACTGCTGAGCAACTTCAACAAAACCTTGAAGCTCTAATTGTTGCGCTTAAGAAGGCTAAACCTTCTCAAGCTAAAGGTGTTTACGTTAAGAAAGTAACCATCTCTACAACAATGGGCGCAGGTGTTGCTGTTGACCAAAACACATTAAGCACAACTGTAGCTTAATAAGTGTTTACATGGCGTGAAATTTGTACTATAATTTTGCGCCATTTTGTTGAATAATTTATTGTTTAACAAGTAAAGAATTCGGGTTGAAGTCCATAATTTCGCTAAGCTCTTGAGTGATGCGATAAATTGGGCTTCCGTCCAAGACCGTAGGCGGCTTCGGCCTTAATATTACCTACGTAGACGGTGTGAATCCCCAGATAGATTTTTCCTAATCTCTTCTGGCTCTCGCCGTAAAAAGCATCTCTATCAGTTTGTTGATAGGGAAGAGTAAAACAGGGAAGCCGAGTGTCGGTGACCCATTAAACCAGGAGTAACACCCATGGCTTTAAATCTTCAAGGCAAAAAAGCAATTGTTGCTGAAGTCAACGAAGCAGCCAATGGTGCTCTTTCTGCAGTTGTTGCAGATTCTCGTGGTGTAGCAGTAGGCGCAATTACAGCCCTTCGTAAAGAAGCTCGTGAAGCTGGTGTATGGATGAAAGTTGTTCGTAACACTTTAGCAAAACGTGCTGTTGAAGGTACTGAATTTGAATGCCTATCTGATTCGTTAGTTGGTCCAAGCTTAATCGCTTTCTCATCAGAGCACCCAGGTGCTGCTGCGCGTATCTTCTCAGATTTCGCGAAAAAGAACGAGAAATTCGAAGTTAAAACGGCCGCTTTTGAAGGAAATGTTGTAGATGCAGCAATGCTTGCTACATTACCTACATACGATGAAGCTGTTGCACGCTTAATGAGCGCTATGAAAGAAGCGTCTGCTGGCAAATTGTGTAAAACAATTGAAGCAGTACGTGTACAGAAAGAAGAGCAAGCTGCTTAATTTTAAGCTGTTCAACCTCCCTTTCGGTGTAAAATTTATTTGGACCTAGAGTCCGTTAATTATTAGGAAATTTGTAATGTCTGTAACTAAAGACCAAATCCTTGACGCAATTGCTGAAATGTCAGTAATGGACGTTGTTGCTCTTGTTGAAGCAATGGAAGAAAAATTCGGCGTAACTGCTGCAGCTGCTATGGTAGCAGGTCCTGCTGCTGAAGCTGCTGAAGAGAAAACTGAATTTGACGTAATCCTTACTGGCGCTGGCGCTAACAAGGTTGCGGCAATCAAAGCTGTACGTAGCGCAACTGGCCTAGGCCTTAAAGAAGCGAAAGCGCTTGTTGAAGCTGCTCCTGCACCTATCAAAGAAGGTGTATCTAAAGAAGAAGCTGAAGCACTTCAAAAAGACCTTACTGAAGCTGGTGCTGAAGTTGAGGTTAAGTAATCTAGCTCACGCTAGGTTCGCTGCCTGAGTAATCAGGCAAGGGCTGGTGATTATTTAATCACCGGCCTTTTTGCGCTATAGAGTTATGTATTCCTGTAGCTCAAATAAAATCTAATTTTCTCTTTACTTTCAACGCTTTATAGTTTGCTAGTGTTGTTAAGGCGGAGTTGATTAGAACAACAATTAAATGTTGTAAATCTTGGCATAGATGCCAGTTAAGTCTGTTCTTACAAGAACAGGTCGGGTCAAAGATCAGCAAGCTGAGGAACCCCATGGCTTACTCTTATTCTGAAAAGAAACGTATCCGTAAGGATTTTGGTAAACGTCCACAAGTTTTGGATATACCTTTCTTACTGTCAACACAGTTAGAATCGTTTAAAAAATTCTTAGTCCCAGACGCTGATGGCGATCATGGTTTGGAAGCAGCCTTCCGTTCTGTGTTCCCTATTAAAAGCTACTCGGGAAATTCTGAGCTTCAATACGTAAGTTATCGTATTGGTGAGCCAGTATTCGATGTAAAAGAATGTCAAATTCGCGGTGTGACTTATTCTGCTCCACTTCGCGTGAAACTGCGTCTTGTAGTTATGGACAAAGAAGCTCCAGGCACAGTTAAAGACATTAAAGAGCAAGAAGTTTACATGGGCGAAATTCCGCTCATGACTGATACCGGTACTTTTGTAATCAATGGTACAGAGCGTGTTATCGTTTCTCAGCTACACCGTAGCCCTGGTGTATTCTTTGATAACGACCGCGGTAAAACCCATTCATCGGGTAAAGTATTATATAACGCACGCGTTATTCCTTACCGTGGTTCATGGTTAGACTTCGAATTTGATGCAAAAGATAACTTATATGTACGTATAGACCGTCGTCGTAAATTACCGGCGTCTATTATCTTACGTGCACTTGAGTACTCTAGCGAAGAAATCTTAGATATGTTCTTCGACACCACTGCGTTTGAAGTAACTGACGGTAAAGTTCTTATGGAGCTTGTGCCTTCACGTTTACGTGGTGAAACTGCCGCTTTTGATATCAAAGGCGAAGACGGTGAAGTACTTGTTGAAAGCGGTCGTCGTATTACGGCACGCCACATCAAGAGCATCGAGAAAAAAGGCATTAATCAATTAGAAGTACCACATGAGTACATCATTGGCCGTATTGTAGCTAAAAACTATGTTGATGAATCAACAGGTGAAGTTATTGCAAACGCTAATGACGAGCTATCACTAGAGTTGATGGCTGAATTGGTTAAAGCAGGTCACACTAAAATTGATACGTTATACATCAATGAAGTGGACAGCGGCGCTTACATGTCAAATACATTGAATATTGACTCGTCAAGCAACCGTTTAGAAGCATTAGTAGAAATTTATCGCATGATGCGCCCAGGCGAGCCACCGACGAAAGACGCGGCTGAAGCCTTATTTGAGAACTTATTCTTCTCAGAAGAACGTTATGACTTATCTACTGTAGGTCGTATGAAGTTCAATAGCCGTGTTGGTTATGATACTGACACAGGCCCAGGCACATTAAGCAAAGAAGACATCGTAGCTGTTATGAAAGTATTAATTGCTATTCGTAACGGTCAAGGCGATGTTGATGATATTGACCACTTAGGCAACCGTCGTATCCGTAGTGTTGGCGAAATGGCTGAGAACCAATTCCGTGTTGGTCTAGTACGTGTAGAACGTGCTGTACGTGAGCGTTTAAGCTTAGGTGACCTTGACGCGATCATGCCACAAGACCTTATTAACGCTAAGCCTATTTCGGCAGCAGTTAAAGAGTTCTTCGGCTCGTCTCAGTTATCACAGTTTATGGACCAAAATAACCCGCTATCAGAAGTAACGCACAAACGTCGTATTTCTGCATTAGGCCCGGGTGGTCTTACGCGTGAGCGCGCTGGCTTTGAAGTACGTGACGTTCACGTAACTCACTATGGTCGCGTATGTCCAATCGAGACGCCTGAGGGTCCAAACATCGGTCTAATTAACTCGTTATCTACGTACGCACGTACAAATGATTACGGTTTCTTAGAAACACCTTACCGTAAAGTGGTAGACGGTGTTGTAACTGATGAAGTTGATTATTTATCAGCCATTGAAGAAGGTCAGTTTGTTATCGCACAGGCGAACTCAAACTTAACTGAAACCAATGAATTTGTTGATGAACTTATTCCGTGTCGTCACAAAGGTGAATCAACCTTTATGGGTCGCATGGATCAGCAATATATGGATGTATCACCACAACAGGTGATCTCTGTAGCGGCAGCACTTATCCCGTTCTTAGAACACGATGATGCTAACCGTGCATTGATGGGTTCAAACATGCAACGTCAAGCAGTACCAACATTGAAAGCGGATAAGCCGTTAGTAGGTACAGGTATTGAGTTAACACTAGCGAAAGACTCTGGTGTAACTATTGTTGCTAAACGTGGTGGTGAAGTAATGTACGCCGATGCAAGTCGCATCGTTGTAAACGTACATGACGATGAGCGTATTCCTGGTGAAGCGGGCATCGACATTTACAACCTTACTAAATACACACGTTCTAACCAAAATACATGTATTAACCAAAAACCAACGTGCATGGTTGGTGAACCGGTTACTCGTGGCGACGTGTTAGCAGATGGTCCTTCGACTGACTTAGGTGACTTAGCCCTTGGTCAAAACCTTCGCGTGGCATTCATGCCATGGAACGGTTATAACTTCGAGGATTCAATCTTACTATCAGAGCGCGTAGTTGAAGAAGATCGTCTAACGACTATCCACATTCAAGAACTACAGTGTGTTGCCCGTGATACTAAATTAGGTCCTGAAGAGATCACTGCAGATATCCCGAATGTGGGTGAGTCTGCGCTAGGCAAGCTTGATGAATCAGGCGTTGTTTATATCGGTGCTGAAGTTAAAGGCGGCGATATCCTAGTAGGTAAAGTGACTCCGAAAGGCGAGACGCAATTAACACCTGAAGAGAAGCTACTGCGTGCTATCTTCGGTGAAAAAGCGTCTGACGTTAAAGACAGCTCTTTACGTGTACCAAACTCTGTAACTGGTACTGTAATTGACGTACAAGTTTTCACCCGTGATGGTGTTGAAAAAGATAAGCGTGCGTTAGAAGTTGAAGATATGCAGCTTCGCGAAGCGAAGAAAGACTTCAACGAAGAGTTCCGTATTCTAGAAGCTGGTGTACTAGACCGTGCTCGCAAGTTACTTGCAGCAGCAGGCTTCGACGAAAACAACTTAGCGTCACTAAATGCTGAAAAGCTACTTACTCAAAGCCTTGCAGAAGAAGACAAGCAAGCTGAACTTGAGCAACTAGCTGCACAGTACGATGAGCTTAAAGCTGAATACGATAAGAAGTTTGAAAACAAACGTCGTAAAATTACTCAAGGTGATGACTTAGCACCAGGCGTACTTAAGATTGTTAAAGTATACCTAGCTGTTAAACGTCGTATCCAACCGGGTGATAAAATGGCGGGTCGTCACGGTAACAAAGGTGTTATCTCGACTATCGTACCAGTAGAAGATATGCCATACGATGATAAAGGTCGTACGGTAGATATCGTACTAAACCCACTAGGTGTACCATCACGTATGAACATCGGTCAGATCCTTGAAACACATATGGGTCTAGCTGCACGTGGTATTGGTGAGCGCTTAGAGGAAATGATGAAGGAACAACGTGAGCTGCATGAGCTACGTGAATTCATCAAGCAAGCTTACGAAATCGGTGAATCTCGTCAAGAAGTAGATATTGCTAGCTTCTCTGATGATGAAATTCGTCGTCTGGCTGAAAACTTAAAAGGTGGTTTACCAATCGCAACTCCGGCATTTGATGGCGCGAAAGAAGACGAAATCAAAGACATGCTAGAGCTTGGTGGCTACCCAAGAAGTGGTCAGGTTACACTCTATGATGGCCGTACTGGCGATCAGTTTGAACGTCAAGTAACTGTTGGTTACATGTACATGCTTAAACTTAACCACTTGGTTGACGATAAGATGCACGCGCGTTCAACTGGTTCTTACAGCCTTGTTACTCAGCAGCCGCTGGGTGGTAAAGCACAGTTCGGTGGCCAGCGTTTTGGTGAGATGGAAGTATGGGCACTTGAAGCTTACGGTGCTGCTTACACGCTACAAGAAATGCTAACAGTGAAATCGGATGACGTGAACGGTCGTACTAAGATGTATAAAAACATCGTTGATGGTAACCATAAGATGGAACCAGGTATGCCAGAATCGTTCAACGTATTGTTGAAAGAAATCCGCTCATTGGGTATCAACATCGAGTTGGAAGAAAATTAAGCCAATTAGATGCTGCAGTTAATCCTGCAGCATCTGTTACGGCTGAATAGAATGTAGGGGCGAGGTTATCCGCCCTCAAGATTAACTCCGACAGGAGAGCTAAGGTGAAAGACTTACTTAAGTTTCTGAAGCAACAAAATAAGACCGAAGAATTCGATGCAATTCGCATTGGTCTTGCTTCACCAGACATGGTTCGTTCATGGTCATACGGTGAAGTAAAGAAACCTGAGACTATTAACTACCGTACTTTCAAGCCTGAGCGCGATGGCTTATTCTGTGCCCGTATTTTCGGCCCAGTGAAAGATTATGAGTGTTTATGTGGTAAATATAAACGCCTTAAACACCGTGGTGTGATCTGTGAGAAGTGTGGCGTTGAAGTTACACTTACAAAAGTGCGTCGTGATCGTATGGGTCATATCGACCTTGCGAGCCCAGTAGCACATATATGGTTTTTAAAATCATTACCGTCTCGTATTGGCTTAATGCTTGATATGACACTTCGTGATATTGAACGTGTTCTTTACTTCGAGTCATTCGTAGTAACTGAGCCTGGTATGACAACGCTTGAGCGTGGTCAATTATTAGGTGAAGAAGAATACCTAGATGCACTTGAAGAGCACGGTGATGAGTTTGAAGCGAAGATGGGTGCAGAAGCAGTATTAGACTTGCTTCGTGAACTTGATCTTGGCCAACTAATTGCAGAAATGCGTGAAGAGTTACCAACAATTAACTCTGAAACTAAGCGTAAGAAGATCACTAAGCGTCTTAAGTTAATGGAATCGTTCCACCAATCAGGTAATAACCCTGAGTGGATGATCATGACAGTACTTCCAGTATTGCCACCTGATCTACGTCCATTAGTACCACTAGACGGTGGTCGTTTTGCGACATCTGATCTAAATGACCTTTACCGTCGTGTTATTAACCGTAATAACCGTCTTAAACGTCTATTAGATTTAGCTGCACCAGATATTATCGTACGCAACGAAAAACGTATGTTACAAGAAGCGGTAGATGCGCTACTTGATAACGGTCGTCGTGGTCGTGCAATTACAGGTTCTAACAAGCGTCCGCTTAAATCTCTTGCTGATATGATCAAGGGTAAGCAAGGTCGTTTCCGTCAGAACTTACTTGGTAAGCGTGTAGATTACTCTGGCCGTTCTGTAATCACGGTTGGTCCTACACTTAAGCTTCACCAATGTGGTCTTCCTAAGAAGATGGCACTTGAGCTATTCAAACCATTTATTTATGGCAAATTAGAACGTCGCGGCATGGCTACGACAATCAAAGCTGCTAAGAAAATGGTAGAGCGCGAAGTAGCGGAAGTATGGGATGTACTAGACGAAGTAATTCGTGAACACCCAGTATTACTTAACCGTGCACCTACACTTCACCGTTTAGGTATCCAAGCGTTCGAACCTGTACTAATTGAAGGTAAAGCAATCCATTTACACCCATTAGTATGTGCGGCTTACAACGCCGACTTCGATGGTGACCAAATGGCGGTACACGTACCGTTAACGCTTGAAGCTCAGTTAGAAGCTCGTGCACTAATGATGTCTACTAACAACATTCTATCTCCAGCGAATGGTGAGCCAATCATCGTTCCTTCACAGGATGTTGTATTAGGTCTTTACTACATGACGCGCGATCGCATTAATGCGAAAGGCGAAGGCATTGTATTTAAAGATCCTAAAGAAGCAGAAAAAGCATACCGTAGTGGTAACGCAGAACTTCACGCGCGCGTTAAAGTGCGTATTAGTCAGTCAATCACTAACGAAGCAGGTGTTGTTGAAGACACTGTAACGCTTATCGACACAACTGTTGGTCGTGCAATTCTGTCTTTAATTTTACCTAAAGGCATGCCGTTTGAGTCAATCAACCAAGCATTAGGTAAAAAGCAGATTTCTGGCTTATTAAACGAGTGTTACCGTCGTCTAGGTCTTAAAGACACAGTTGTGTTTGCTGACCAAGTTATGTACACCGGTTTCCACTACGCAATGAAGTCAGGTGTTTCAATTGGTATCGATGACTTAGTTATCCCACCAGTTAAAGCATCAATCATTGAATCAGCGGAAGCTGAAGTAACTGAAATCAACCAACAATTCCAATCAGGTCTTGTAACGGCTGGTGAAAAGTACAATAAAGTTATCGATATCTGGTCACGTGTAAATGAAAACTTATCACGTGAAATGATGGCCAACTTGTCAAAAGACACGGTTATCAATGCTAAAGGTGAAGAAGAAGAGCAACCGTCATTTAACTCAGTGTTTATGATGGCCGACTCAGGTGCTCGTGGTAGTGCCGCTCAGATCCGTCAGCTAGCAGGTATGCGTGGTCTAATGGCACGTCCAGATGGTTCAATCATCGAGACGCCAATCACGGCTAACTTCCGTGAAGGTCTAAACGTACTACAGTACTTCATCTCAACGCACGGTGCGCGTAAAGGTCTTGCCGATACAGCACTTAAAACAGCTAACTCAGGTTACCTAACGCGTCGTCTAGTAGACGTTGCACAAGATTTGGTAATCAACGAAGACGACTGTGGCACAGAAGATGGCTTAACAATGAAACCGCTTATTGAAGGTGGTGACGTTGTAGAAGCGCTTCGTGAACGTGTACTAGGTCGTGTTGTCGCTGAGCCTGTGCTTATTCCTAATACAGACACTGTATTAGTAGAGCGTAACGTTATGCTTGATGAAAAACTGTGTGACCTTTTAGAAGAGCACTCAGTAGATGAAGTTCGCGTACGTTCTGTTATCACCTGTGATAACGACTTTGGTGTATGTGCTAAGTGTTATGGTCGTGACCTTGCACGTGGTCATATCATCAACGCAGGTGAATCAGTAGGTGTTATCGCGGCACAATCAATCGGTGAGCCGGGTACACAGCTTACGATGCGTACATTCCACATCGGTGGTGCGGCATCAAGAGCATCAGCTGAAAACAATGTACAAGTTAAAACTGACGGTACGTTAAAACTA
The genomic region above belongs to Pseudoalteromonas sp. MM1 and contains:
- the rpoC gene encoding DNA-directed RNA polymerase subunit beta'; translation: MKDLLKFLKQQNKTEEFDAIRIGLASPDMVRSWSYGEVKKPETINYRTFKPERDGLFCARIFGPVKDYECLCGKYKRLKHRGVICEKCGVEVTLTKVRRDRMGHIDLASPVAHIWFLKSLPSRIGLMLDMTLRDIERVLYFESFVVTEPGMTTLERGQLLGEEEYLDALEEHGDEFEAKMGAEAVLDLLRELDLGQLIAEMREELPTINSETKRKKITKRLKLMESFHQSGNNPEWMIMTVLPVLPPDLRPLVPLDGGRFATSDLNDLYRRVINRNNRLKRLLDLAAPDIIVRNEKRMLQEAVDALLDNGRRGRAITGSNKRPLKSLADMIKGKQGRFRQNLLGKRVDYSGRSVITVGPTLKLHQCGLPKKMALELFKPFIYGKLERRGMATTIKAAKKMVEREVAEVWDVLDEVIREHPVLLNRAPTLHRLGIQAFEPVLIEGKAIHLHPLVCAAYNADFDGDQMAVHVPLTLEAQLEARALMMSTNNILSPANGEPIIVPSQDVVLGLYYMTRDRINAKGEGIVFKDPKEAEKAYRSGNAELHARVKVRISQSITNEAGVVEDTVTLIDTTVGRAILSLILPKGMPFESINQALGKKQISGLLNECYRRLGLKDTVVFADQVMYTGFHYAMKSGVSIGIDDLVIPPVKASIIESAEAEVTEINQQFQSGLVTAGEKYNKVIDIWSRVNENLSREMMANLSKDTVINAKGEEEEQPSFNSVFMMADSGARGSAAQIRQLAGMRGLMARPDGSIIETPITANFREGLNVLQYFISTHGARKGLADTALKTANSGYLTRRLVDVAQDLVINEDDCGTEDGLTMKPLIEGGDVVEALRERVLGRVVAEPVLIPNTDTVLVERNVMLDEKLCDLLEEHSVDEVRVRSVITCDNDFGVCAKCYGRDLARGHIINAGESVGVIAAQSIGEPGTQLTMRTFHIGGAASRASAENNVQVKTDGTLKLHNAKYVLNTDGKIVITSRSTEITIIDSFGREKERYKVPYGAVLTVQDNAEVQGNDIVATWDPHSHPIVLEHKSKISFSDVDDSNTEAQTDELTGLTRVVVKDLAKVNAKEPKLIIESEERGLQETRLPSFTTIEVTDGVTANPGDVLARIPQEGSKTRDITGGLPRVADLFEARKPKDPAILAEITGTISFGKETKGKKRLVITPAEGDHYEEMIPKWRQLNVFEGEQVSKGEVIADGPESPHDILRLRGVTHVANYIVNEVQEVYRLQGVKINDKHIETIIRQMLRKCTILDGGDTEFLAGEQIEVARVNIANRDLEKQGKIPAKFEIQLMGITKASLATESFISAASFQETTRVLTDAAVNGKSDELRGLKENVIVGRLIPAGTGFAYHQDRMARRKQSEVVEEQTVSAEEATQALTDALNADLSGNQ